A genome region from Manihot esculenta cultivar AM560-2 chromosome 5, M.esculenta_v8, whole genome shotgun sequence includes the following:
- the LOC110615376 gene encoding uncharacterized protein LOC110615376, with protein MHSDRGWMYARLKDGLLNPLFLEGLNEFIAAAKQFPDCLNGELIRCPCNRFKCQNRSFEDESTVRFHLMKYGFVRDYYVWYLHGEIQNYNVVHGRSNDSTDNTYNVEYQHGEFSNAYEQLVVDAAGPSFSPSISNEPPNQSTQRLYDMLAAVNQELWPGCENHSQLSAMAKILNIKSEHHLSERCFDNICQFIKKILPTDNLFTDNFYSTKKLLEGLGLPIQKIHSCLNGYMIYWGEDNELLRCKVCDHPRYKRLRDSQSSSKTQVAYSKMYYMPITPRLQRLYASNATAKDMTWHANHGTDDDLMHHPSDSHAWKVFDNNWPHFSAEKHNVRLGLCTDGFQPFGQSGQQYSSWPVIMTPYNLPPWLCMKGEYMFLTILVPRPRNPKDKLDVYLQPLVTELKDLWDNGVETYDAFNKENFNLRASLLWTISDFPAYAMLSGWSTTGRTACPYCMEDSDAFTLTRGDEDAFEINSRLSKQCGWRKRSIFWDLPYWKSNLIRHNFDVMHIEKNFFENIINTVMSVEGKTKDNAKSRADLNVICNRPELEMDQVTGRYPKACYTLDKQTDYANCIS; from the exons ATGCATTCTGATAGAGGTTGGATGTATGCAAGACTAAAAGATGGTCTACTAAATCCTTTATTCCTTGAAGGATTAAATGAATTCATAGCAGCTGCCAAACAGTTTCCAGACTGTTTGAATGGAGAATTAATTAGGTGTCCATGTAATCGATTTAAGTGCCAAAATCGAAGTTTTGAAGATGAGAGTACAGTTAGGTTTCATCTCATGAAATATGGGTTTGTTAGAGACTATTATGTATGGTATTTGCATGGCGAAATTCAAAACTACAATGTGGTCCATGGGAGAAGTAATGATTCGACTGACAACACTTACAATGTGGAATATCAACATGGTGAATTCTCTAATGCTTATGAACAACTAGTTGTAGATGCAGCAGGACCTAGTTTCTCCCCATCAATTAGTAATGAGCCTCCAAATCAATCTACTCAGAGATTGTATGACATGTTGGCTGCTGTTAATCAGGAATTGTGGCCAGGTTGTGAAAATCATTCACAATTGTCAGCTATGGCAAAGATATTGAATATCAAATCTGAACATCATTTGTCTGAACGTTGCTTTGACAATATTTGCCAATTCATCAAAAAAATTTTACCTACCGATAATTTGTTTACTGATAATTTCTACTCTACAAAGAAATTACTTGAAGGCTTGGGATTACCAATTCAGAAGATTCATAGTTGCTTAAATGGTTATATGATTTATTGGGGTGAGGATAATGAATTGCTCAGGTGCAAGGTGTGTGATCATCCGAGGTATAAACGATTGCGAGATAGTCAGAGCTCTAGTAAAACCCAAGTTGCTTATAGTAAAATGTATTACATGCCAATCACACCTAGACTACAAAGGTTGTACGCATCTAATGCTACAGCCAAGGATATGACTTGGCACGCCAATCATGGGACTGATGATGATTTAATGCATCATCCATCTGACTCGCATGCATGGAAGGTTTTTGATAACAATTGGCCTCATTTCAGTGCTGAGAAACATAATGTCCGTCTAGGACTGTGCACCGATGGTTTTCAACCCTTTGGACAATCTGGTCAGCAATATTCATCATGGCCTGTCATAATGACACCGTACAACTTACCTCCATGGTTATGCATGAAAGGTGAGTATATGTTTCTCACTATACTTGTCCCAAGGCCTAGAAATCCAAAAGATAAGTTGGATGTGTATTTACAACCCCTAGTAACTGAGCTGAAAGATTTATGGGATAATGGagttgaaacatatgatgcattcaataaagaaaatttcaacttGCGAGCTTCTTTACTGTGGACTATAAGTGATTTTCCTGCTTATGCTATGCTATCTGGATGGAGCACTACAGGACGGACCGCTTGTCCTTATTGCATGGAAGATAGTGATGCGTTCACATTGACAAGAGGAG ATGAAGatgcatttgaaataaattccCGTCTATCAAAGCAATGCGGTTGGAGAAAAAGAAGTATCTTCTGGGATTTACCGTATTGGAAAAGTAATTTGATTCGGCACAACTTTGATGTAATGCACATTGAGAAAAATTTCTTTGAAAATATAATCAACACTGTAATGAGTGTTGAGGGAAAGACAAAGGATAATGCTAAGTCAAGGGCAGACCTAAATGTGATATGCAATCGGCCAGAATTGGAAATGGATCAAGTCACTGGGAGATATCCAAAAGCTTGTTATACTCTAGATAA